Proteins co-encoded in one Helicobacter sp. 11S03491-1 genomic window:
- the hypE gene encoding hydrogenase expression/formation protein HypE, translating into MKTITLAQGNGGRETNELIDKVFKKYLGDFLLSLDEDAGVFSNDKNTTYSVSTDSYVVTPIFFPGGDIGKLSICGSSNDVAMMGAKPKYINIGFILEEGLEIQELEEILKGMAKELRYTGIKILSADTKVVPKGNTDKIFINTTAIGEIKKHSISSKNLKQGDAIILTGNIGSHGCVIFCSRSEIELHSDLKSDCKQLYPMLERVFETQIPIHALRDATRGGLAGVMNEWANNSKVNICLEEQSIPILKEVQGVCEILGLEPYSLANEGACVLGVPMEYAKEVCSLLKAHPDGKEAVVIGRVEGEDISTPRVILKNAWGSKRYLDYPQGELLPRIC; encoded by the coding sequence ATGAAAACAATTACTTTAGCTCAAGGAAATGGTGGGAGGGAGACCAATGAATTGATAGATAAAGTATTTAAAAAATACTTAGGAGATTTTTTACTCAGCTTGGATGAGGATGCAGGAGTTTTTTCTAATGACAAAAATACAACTTATTCAGTCAGCACAGACTCTTATGTTGTTACTCCAATATTTTTCCCCGGTGGGGATATAGGAAAGCTTAGTATTTGTGGTAGCAGTAATGACGTAGCAATGATGGGGGCAAAACCTAAATATATTAACATTGGCTTTATCCTGGAAGAGGGATTGGAGATACAAGAACTTGAAGAAATATTAAAAGGAATGGCTAAAGAATTACGATACACAGGTATTAAAATACTTTCTGCAGACACTAAAGTTGTCCCTAAAGGCAATACGGATAAGATTTTTATCAATACAACAGCTATTGGGGAGATTAAAAAACATAGTATTTCATCAAAGAATCTCAAACAAGGAGATGCTATTATCTTAACCGGTAATATTGGAAGTCATGGGTGCGTTATTTTTTGTTCCAGAAGTGAGATAGAGTTACATTCAGATTTGAAAAGCGATTGCAAACAACTTTATCCCATGCTTGAGAGGGTTTTTGAAACCCAAATCCCCATTCATGCCCTCAGAGATGCAACTCGTGGAGGATTAGCCGGGGTAATGAATGAGTGGGCAAATAATTCAAAAGTGAATATTTGTTTGGAAGAACAAAGCATCCCTATTCTCAAGGAAGTCCAAGGGGTATGCGAAATACTTGGGCTTGAGCCTTATTCTTTGGCGAATGAAGGTGCGTGCGTACTTGGTGTTCCTATGGAATATGCCAAAGAAGTTTGCTCCCTTTTAAAAGCACATCCTGATGGAAAAGAAGCTGTTGTTATTGGAAGGGTTGAAGGAGAAGATATTAGCACACCTCGTGTTATTCTAAAAAATGCTTGGGGCTCTAAAAGATATTTAGATTACCCACAAGGTGAACTTTTGCCTAGAATTTGCTAA
- the aldA gene encoding aldehyde dehydrogenase — MNVKNYQMYINGEFLTSNNQDVIEVLNPATKEIISTIPNGTVQQAQMAIDAAYRAQKSWEKLPAIQRANYLREISNQIRKNADFLAEIITQEQGKILPLAKVEVDFTADYIDYMAEWARRYEGEILQSDRPNENIFIFKQAIGVTTGILPWNFPFFLIARKMAPALLTGNTIVIKPSVETPNNAFEFAKLIHQTSLPKGVFNLVSGHGRSVGNELASNEKVGLVSFTGSVETGVKIMEAASKNIIKVSLELGGKAPAIVMKDADITEAIKHIKNSRIINTGQVCNCAERVYVQKDIYQEFVDKMTQAISKVTYGNPLKQSNVDMGPLVSQSSLESVANMVERALKNGVKATTGGKISSDTSGYYYEPTVLIDVKQDMEIIQKEIFGPVLPILPFDTFDEAIELANDCEYGLTSSIYTKDIDIAMRASKELKFGETYINRENFEAMQGFHAGFRKSGIGGADGKHGLEEYLQTHVVYLQYNTNAK; from the coding sequence ATGAATGTCAAAAACTATCAAATGTATATCAATGGAGAATTTCTCACCTCTAACAATCAAGATGTTATAGAGGTTTTAAATCCTGCTACCAAGGAGATTATCTCTACCATCCCAAATGGGACGGTACAACAGGCACAAATGGCAATTGATGCAGCTTATCGCGCACAAAAATCATGGGAAAAACTTCCGGCAATCCAAAGGGCAAATTATTTACGTGAAATTTCGAACCAAATACGAAAAAATGCTGATTTTCTCGCAGAAATTATCACTCAAGAACAAGGAAAAATCTTACCTTTAGCAAAAGTGGAAGTAGATTTTACTGCCGATTATATAGATTATATGGCAGAATGGGCAAGAAGGTATGAAGGAGAAATTCTTCAAAGCGACAGACCTAATGAAAATATATTTATTTTTAAGCAAGCAATTGGAGTAACAACGGGTATTCTTCCGTGGAATTTTCCTTTTTTCCTCATTGCAAGAAAAATGGCTCCGGCACTCTTAACAGGGAATACAATAGTTATTAAACCCAGTGTTGAGACACCCAATAATGCTTTTGAATTTGCTAAACTCATACATCAAACAAGCTTGCCCAAAGGGGTATTTAATCTTGTTTCCGGTCATGGCAGAAGTGTGGGCAATGAGCTTGCAAGCAATGAAAAAGTTGGTCTTGTGAGTTTTACAGGCAGCGTAGAAACAGGTGTAAAAATCATGGAAGCAGCTTCAAAAAATATTATAAAGGTCTCTTTAGAATTAGGAGGCAAAGCTCCTGCTATTGTTATGAAAGATGCTGATATCACTGAAGCTATCAAGCATATCAAAAATTCTAGAATTATCAATACAGGTCAAGTTTGCAATTGCGCTGAGAGAGTCTATGTTCAAAAAGATATTTACCAAGAATTTGTCGATAAAATGACTCAAGCAATTTCAAAGGTAACTTATGGTAATCCCTTAAAACAAAGCAATGTGGATATGGGTCCTTTAGTATCTCAATCAAGTTTAGAAAGTGTTGCCAACATGGTAGAGCGTGCGCTCAAAAATGGGGTAAAAGCAACTACCGGAGGAAAAATATCAAGCGATACTTCAGGGTATTATTACGAACCTACAGTTTTAATAGATGTCAAACAAGATATGGAGATTATTCAAAAAGAAATTTTTGGTCCTGTGCTTCCTATTTTGCCTTTTGATACTTTTGATGAAGCAATTGAACTGGCAAATGATTGCGAATATGGTTTGACTTCATCTATTTATACCAAAGATATTGATATTGCAATGCGTGCAAGCAAAGAACTTAAATTTGGTGAGACCTATATTAATAGAGAAAATTTTGAAGCTATGCAAGGATTTCATGCAGGCTTTAGAAAATCCGGAATTGGTGGGGCTGATGGAAAACATGGTCTTGAGGAATATCTTCAAACTCATGTTGTTTATCTTCAATATAATACAAATGCCAAATAA
- a CDS encoding outer membrane family protein produces the protein MKKLNTIIFMVLVGMGYGYALDYDVDGFDYKVSGGVVSATRFGLSNNKTINESKAIYPNNSFWSLSGNLGVKVNLTHGFEMGLKGIVGGVAYDSTRDGSRLLPADSISSRLKYNTAGRFTEIYMPAWGEVINAYLSYQSENFGFKVGRYDMEGLDWFSGHNEGIQMHAGNSDIKAWALYSYGRSSAGYEWLNHFTPRNAELNRFGIFVFGVDAKFNAFFVQPYVYYQPGAYVAPGFKVIHDKSFGSKYRSKTTFMMLGAIHEKRTRDLPSYPGWGYGPIFDKQKATEYNPEGYIGRERGDGGVTLFVREEFYIKNHYVGGGFYKNFGNPNSLIGAYGNPLRFNTWVYTLYDVGPTWSDFFGKDSTNLVVFGGSKYDKFSWNVTGRLTYSPRSNERSLALMLSYIFSKNINVDLRLEYMNDETKKGYSIFKSYLTKNNYRDKSFVFMYINYVL, from the coding sequence ATGAAGAAATTAAATACAATTATTTTTATGGTTCTTGTGGGAATGGGTTATGGTTATGCTCTTGATTATGATGTAGATGGTTTTGATTACAAGGTAAGTGGTGGGGTTGTTTCAGCTACCAGATTTGGATTATCAAATAATAAAACAATAAATGAAAGCAAGGCTATTTATCCTAATAATAGCTTCTGGAGTTTGAGTGGGAATTTAGGGGTTAAAGTTAATCTTACGCATGGATTTGAAATGGGATTGAAGGGTATAGTAGGTGGCGTGGCTTATGATTCCACAAGAGATGGATCAAGATTATTGCCTGCAGATTCTATCAGTTCAAGATTAAAATATAATACCGCAGGGAGATTTACTGAAATTTATATGCCCGCATGGGGAGAAGTCATTAATGCTTATTTATCTTATCAAAGCGAAAACTTTGGATTTAAAGTTGGAAGATATGACATGGAAGGTTTGGATTGGTTTAGCGGGCACAATGAAGGCATACAAATGCATGCCGGAAATTCAGATATTAAAGCATGGGCACTTTATTCGTATGGAAGAAGTTCTGCGGGATATGAATGGTTGAATCATTTTACTCCCAGAAATGCGGAACTTAATCGTTTTGGTATTTTTGTTTTTGGAGTTGATGCTAAGTTTAATGCATTTTTTGTACAACCTTATGTTTATTATCAACCCGGAGCTTATGTAGCCCCTGGATTTAAAGTTATTCATGATAAAAGCTTTGGTTCAAAATATCGTTCAAAAACAACATTTATGATGTTAGGTGCCATTCACGAAAAAAGAACAAGAGATTTGCCATCTTATCCGGGTTGGGGTTATGGACCAATTTTTGATAAGCAAAAGGCTACAGAGTATAATCCGGAAGGTTATATTGGTAGAGAAAGAGGAGATGGGGGCGTAACACTTTTTGTGCGCGAAGAATTTTATATTAAAAATCATTATGTTGGAGGGGGATTTTATAAAAATTTTGGCAATCCCAATAGCTTAATTGGTGCTTATGGAAATCCCTTAAGGTTTAATACTTGGGTTTATACTCTCTATGATGTGGGTCCTACATGGAGTGATTTTTTTGGTAAAGATTCAACCAATTTGGTTGTATTTGGAGGATCAAAATATGATAAATTTTCTTGGAATGTAACGGGTCGTCTTACTTACAGCCCACGCAGTAATGAGAGATCTTTGGCTTTGATGCTTTCTTATATATTTAGTAAAAATATAAATGTAGATTTGAGATTAGAATATATGAATGATGAGACAAAAAAAGGTTATTCAATCTTTAAGAGTTATTTGACTAAAAATAACTATAGAGATAAGAGCTTCGTATTTATGTATATTAACTATGTTTTATGA
- a CDS encoding L-rhamnose mutarotase: MRRYGQIIKVKPEKLQDYKKLHASPWKEVNAMIKKCHIQNYSIFYRDGFLFGYFEYVGEDFEADMQKMAQDEMTKLWWQHTDICQLPIESAKKGEWWADMEEVYHLD; encoded by the coding sequence ATAAGAAGATACGGGCAAATCATAAAAGTAAAACCTGAAAAACTTCAAGATTATAAAAAATTGCATGCTTCACCTTGGAAGGAGGTGAATGCGATGATAAAAAAATGCCATATACAGAATTATTCTATTTTTTATAGGGATGGATTCTTATTTGGTTATTTTGAATACGTTGGGGAAGACTTTGAGGCAGATATGCAAAAAATGGCACAAGATGAAATGACGAAATTATGGTGGCAACATACAGATATTTGTCAATTGCCAATAGAAAGTGCTAAAAAAGGGGAGTGGTGGGCGGATATGGAGGAGGTTTATCACTTAGATTAA
- a CDS encoding amidohydrolase family protein, with amino-acid sequence MKIIDSHFHIWDLSILRLAWLENFPSLNHNYFIQNYLDEYKNNDLEGAVYIEVDSHRDDKNKENEYVLKLNDKKIKAMIIGDKLQASMLIPENHLLKGIREVLHTPDAKKGRCLEDDFKAGLQILGQKGLVFEACMRTQELEDMYECAKESPKTRIILNHLGNPNLDVNYLKSLEFQRYQKSICLLAKLPNVVCKISGVDFSKVSLRDFKYLLYFCIDAFGEDRVMYGSNFPVCNLYTNVTQWISIILECLKMKHERIKQKLFYENAKTFYQL; translated from the coding sequence TTGAAAATTATTGATTCTCATTTTCATATTTGGGATTTATCGATTTTGAGACTTGCTTGGTTAGAAAATTTTCCAAGCCTAAACCATAATTATTTTATTCAAAATTATTTAGATGAATATAAGAATAATGATTTAGAAGGGGCTGTTTATATTGAAGTAGATTCTCATAGAGATGATAAAAATAAAGAAAATGAGTATGTTTTAAAATTAAATGATAAAAAAATTAAAGCAATGATTATCGGAGACAAGCTTCAAGCTTCTATGCTGATCCCTGAGAATCACCTTTTGAAAGGCATTAGAGAAGTGCTACATACCCCTGATGCAAAAAAGGGAAGGTGTTTGGAAGATGATTTTAAAGCAGGGTTGCAAATTTTAGGGCAAAAAGGGCTTGTTTTTGAGGCTTGTATGCGTACACAGGAGCTAGAGGATATGTATGAATGCGCTAAAGAATCTCCAAAAACTCGCATAATCCTCAATCATTTAGGTAATCCAAACTTAGATGTAAATTATCTGAAAAGTTTGGAGTTTCAAAGGTATCAAAAATCTATTTGTTTGCTTGCCAAACTTCCAAATGTGGTGTGTAAAATTTCCGGAGTAGATTTTTCTAAAGTATCTTTAAGAGATTTTAAATATCTTTTATATTTTTGCATAGATGCATTTGGTGAAGATAGAGTGATGTATGGATCAAACTTTCCGGTCTGTAATCTCTATACAAATGTTACTCAATGGATAAGTATTATTCTGGAATGTTTAAAAATGAAACATGAAAGAATAAAACAGAAGCTTTTTTATGAAAATGCAAAAACATTTTATCAATTATAA
- the fucP gene encoding L-fucose:H+ symporter permease, translating to MKNFKIAFILVTSLFFLWGLSYGLLDVMNKNFQTHLGITKANSGLLQTAYFGAYFVMALPAGWIANRFSYKVGIIVGLLLYAIGALLIIPASNGADFDLFLFAFFVLACGLGSLETNANPYITKLGQEKDAAFRINVAQSFNGVGQFVGPILGGHLFLSLANGHLEKNMSNVQGVYVGIAFIVLLIMLVFILVKMPQANLKDEEDVHEHICLKKIFSYPHFNFGLLAQFLYVAAQVGAGAFFINYATEHWTELSDEKAAYYLSAALVAFMLGRVFTTPLMKIFSPQKLLAIYSGINVILGAILFMGIPVVSVYVLIGVFFFMSISFPTIFALATKDLHTRHVKFGSSLLVMSIVGGAIMPYLMGKVSDNFGTSYGYLLLVPCFAYVAWYGAFGCKTKT from the coding sequence ATGAAGAATTTTAAGATTGCTTTCATATTAGTAACCTCGCTATTTTTTTTGTGGGGGTTAAGCTATGGACTTCTGGATGTTATGAATAAAAATTTTCAAACTCATCTTGGGATTACCAAAGCTAATTCAGGGCTTTTACAAACTGCATATTTTGGTGCATATTTTGTGATGGCTTTGCCGGCAGGTTGGATTGCCAATAGATTCTCTTATAAAGTCGGGATCATTGTTGGACTTTTACTTTATGCTATTGGAGCATTGCTTATTATTCCGGCTAGCAATGGAGCAGATTTTGATTTGTTTTTATTTGCATTTTTTGTTTTGGCTTGCGGCTTGGGATCATTGGAAACAAATGCCAACCCTTATATTACTAAATTAGGTCAAGAAAAAGATGCCGCCTTTAGAATTAATGTTGCACAATCTTTTAATGGAGTGGGGCAATTTGTGGGTCCTATTTTGGGGGGACATTTATTTTTATCTCTTGCTAATGGACATTTAGAAAAGAATATGAGCAATGTTCAAGGAGTATATGTAGGGATTGCCTTTATAGTGTTGCTAATCATGCTTGTTTTTATTCTTGTAAAAATGCCTCAAGCTAATTTAAAAGATGAAGAAGATGTCCATGAACATATTTGTTTGAAAAAGATTTTTTCTTATCCTCATTTTAATTTTGGGCTATTGGCACAATTTTTATACGTTGCCGCACAAGTAGGAGCAGGGGCATTTTTTATTAATTATGCTACGGAACATTGGACCGAATTAAGTGATGAAAAAGCAGCTTATTATTTGAGTGCCGCCCTTGTAGCCTTTATGCTTGGACGAGTATTTACAACACCATTAATGAAAATTTTTAGTCCTCAAAAACTTCTGGCTATTTATAGTGGTATTAATGTGATTTTAGGCGCTATTTTATTTATGGGTATTCCTGTTGTTTCAGTATATGTATTGATTGGCGTGTTTTTCTTTATGAGTATTTCTTTCCCAACTATTTTTGCCTTAGCCACTAAAGATTTGCATACCAGACATGTTAAATTTGGATCTTCCTTGCTTGTAATGAGTATCGTAGGGGGAGCTATTATGCCTTATTTAATGGGCAAGGTATCTGATAATTTTGGGACTAGCTATGGTTATTTGCTGCTTGTTCCTTGTTTTGCTTATGTGGCTTGGTATGGAGCATTTGGCTGCAAAACGAAGACATAA
- a CDS encoding SDR family oxidoreductase yields MDLELKNKVIIVTGGAKGIGASIVRTIAKEGGIPVILSRSPLSKEFEEEIASLQPQYGFYQINLRENEIIGSLIEKIIQKYGCLYGVVNNAGANDNLSLEDTPYEKFMDSLQGNLIHYYTVVHHCLPYLKKSQGSIINVSSKTALTGQGKTSAYAAAKGAQLALTREWAAALAKDNIRVNAIVPSEVLTPLYLEWLKNFENPEEKLQEIGKKIPLGKRLTTAEEIATTTVFVLSPISSHTTGQILFVDGGYVHLDRALT; encoded by the coding sequence ATGGATTTGGAATTAAAAAATAAAGTCATTATTGTTACAGGAGGAGCAAAAGGGATAGGAGCAAGCATTGTAAGAACAATCGCAAAAGAAGGTGGGATTCCTGTAATTTTATCCCGATCGCCACTGAGCAAAGAGTTCGAAGAAGAAATTGCAAGCTTACAACCTCAATATGGATTTTATCAAATCAATTTGAGAGAAAATGAAATTATTGGGAGTCTGATTGAAAAAATTATTCAAAAATATGGTTGTTTATATGGGGTAGTAAATAATGCAGGAGCTAATGATAATTTATCTCTGGAAGATACTCCGTATGAAAAATTTATGGATTCACTGCAAGGTAACTTAATCCATTATTACACTGTGGTTCATCATTGTTTGCCTTATCTAAAAAAATCACAAGGGTCTATTATCAATGTAAGTTCAAAGACTGCATTAACCGGACAAGGAAAGACATCTGCTTATGCAGCTGCAAAGGGAGCACAGCTGGCTTTAACAAGAGAATGGGCTGCAGCCTTAGCAAAAGACAATATTCGTGTCAATGCAATTGTTCCTTCTGAAGTGCTTACACCTCTTTATTTGGAATGGTTAAAAAATTTTGAAAATCCTGAAGAAAAACTTCAAGAAATTGGGAAAAAAATCCCATTAGGAAAAAGACTTACAACAGCAGAAGAAATTGCAACCACAACTGTATTTGTTTTGTCTCCCATCTCGTCACATACAACCGGTCAAATACTTTTTGTAGATGGGGGGTATGTGCATTTGGATCGGGCATTAACTTAA
- a CDS encoding MFS transporter: MKNKIVLDKILLKVSYRILPIIVLMFVMSMIDRSNIGFVKEYIEIDIGIGDVAYALGAGIFFIGYAIFEIPSNILLHRVGAKIWLSRIMITWGIVTMCMIFIRNETSFYILRFLLGVTEAGFSPGIILYLSYWFPHQNRSRAYGIYQSGVPLALIFSGPFTGWILQYAPSFWFSNWQWMFFIHGGITVIVGIFAFIFLVDKPSKAYWLDENEKYILNQALQEDEKEKHSVSPKTIFSTLIHPLVWKFTFVYFAIQVNVYAVFFYLPTKIAYFLESKVGFEVGLFFMIPWIFTLFLMPLITYFTDKRKTWAKNAIILLLLADIGVSIAAFAPSFFLFIFGIVVAAVGFIAIQPIFWNMPTRFLEGKNAAAGIALIGSFGNLGGFIAPLLKQTIENWTRTSYAGFTILALIGFLGACMLIHLKYKLKIT; encoded by the coding sequence ATGAAAAATAAAATAGTTTTAGACAAGATTCTACTAAAAGTCAGTTACAGAATATTACCTATTATTGTTTTGATGTTTGTGATGTCTATGATTGATAGATCTAATATTGGATTTGTCAAAGAATATATTGAAATTGACATAGGTATTGGTGATGTTGCTTATGCGCTGGGGGCAGGGATATTTTTTATCGGGTATGCAATTTTTGAGATTCCAAGCAATATCTTACTCCATAGAGTTGGGGCAAAAATATGGCTAAGTCGCATTATGATCACTTGGGGTATTGTTACGATGTGTATGATTTTTATACGCAATGAAACAAGTTTTTATATTTTGCGATTTTTGCTTGGAGTAACAGAAGCGGGATTTTCTCCGGGTATTATTCTTTATTTGAGCTATTGGTTTCCCCATCAAAATCGCAGCAGAGCATATGGTATTTATCAATCCGGAGTGCCTTTAGCATTGATATTTTCAGGACCATTTACGGGTTGGATACTTCAATATGCGCCATCATTTTGGTTTAGCAATTGGCAGTGGATGTTTTTTATTCATGGAGGCATTACTGTTATTGTTGGGATTTTTGCTTTTATTTTTCTTGTAGATAAACCTTCAAAAGCTTATTGGCTAGATGAAAATGAAAAATATATTTTGAATCAAGCATTACAAGAAGATGAGAAAGAAAAACATTCTGTAAGCCCTAAAACTATTTTTTCTACCTTGATCCATCCTTTGGTGTGGAAATTCACTTTTGTGTATTTTGCTATACAGGTTAATGTGTATGCGGTGTTTTTTTATCTTCCAACCAAGATTGCATATTTTTTGGAATCAAAAGTAGGTTTTGAAGTAGGTTTATTTTTCATGATCCCATGGATATTTACATTATTTTTAATGCCACTAATAACTTATTTTACAGATAAGAGAAAAACTTGGGCAAAAAATGCAATTATTTTATTATTGCTTGCAGATATTGGAGTGAGTATTGCAGCTTTTGCTCCTTCTTTTTTCTTATTTATTTTTGGCATTGTGGTTGCAGCTGTCGGATTTATAGCCATACAGCCAATTTTTTGGAATATGCCTACGCGTTTTTTGGAAGGCAAAAATGCTGCTGCGGGGATTGCATTGATTGGTTCGTTTGGAAATCTGGGAGGTTTCATTGCACCTTTATTGAAACAGACAATTGAAAATTGGACAAGAACCTCATATGCCGGGTTTACTATTTTGGCATTAATAGGGTTTTTAGGAGCTTGTATGCTTATACACTTAAAATATAAACTTAAAATTACTTGA
- a CDS encoding UxaA family hydrolase — protein sequence MKNFILKGYRRDDNSFGFRNHILIIPSVHCANKVVEKIAKDTQGSVYITHQHGCSELDYDARQTQDVLVGHGCNPNVYGVLVVGLGCEVVQAKEVAGEIQTRTPYKEVAYLNIQECGGNIKTIQKGIEIVQKMLHERLDIKISDGDFSDVVLGTECGGSDSFSGLSANPALGLVSDYIIDCKGAVILAETTELIGAEYILAKRAQNEEVKQKILHTIKQYEENVINSHADIRGANPSPGNIAGGLSSIEEKSLGCIYKAGTRNVVDVIDYAKAITQKGLTFMNTPGNDIEQLSGMVAGGCNLCVFTTGRGTPTGSPITPTIKVSSNTATFVKMNDMIDIDAGGIIRGVESMEDVRNIILEMIVKVSEGKQVKAEINGQNDFSIWRLATSV from the coding sequence ATGAAGAATTTTATTTTAAAAGGCTATAGGAGAGATGATAATAGTTTTGGTTTTAGAAACCATATTTTGATTATCCCTAGTGTGCATTGTGCTAATAAAGTTGTTGAAAAAATAGCCAAAGATACGCAAGGATCTGTCTATATCACTCATCAACATGGGTGTTCGGAGCTTGATTATGATGCAAGACAAACTCAAGATGTATTAGTGGGTCATGGATGCAATCCAAATGTTTATGGAGTTTTGGTGGTGGGGCTTGGTTGTGAGGTAGTGCAAGCTAAAGAAGTCGCTGGAGAGATCCAAACAAGGACTCCTTATAAAGAAGTTGCTTATCTTAATATTCAAGAATGTGGGGGCAATATAAAAACGATACAAAAGGGTATAGAAATTGTGCAGAAAATGCTTCATGAGCGTTTAGATATAAAAATTTCAGATGGGGATTTTTCTGATGTGGTTTTGGGGACTGAATGTGGCGGAAGTGATTCTTTTTCGGGTTTATCTGCAAATCCGGCACTTGGATTGGTAAGTGATTATATTATTGATTGCAAGGGGGCAGTCATTTTAGCAGAAACTACAGAGCTTATCGGAGCTGAATATATTTTGGCAAAACGAGCCCAAAACGAAGAAGTAAAACAAAAAATTCTCCATACTATCAAGCAATATGAAGAAAATGTTATCAACTCTCATGCAGATATTCGAGGAGCCAATCCCTCTCCGGGAAATATTGCAGGAGGTTTGTCCTCAATAGAAGAAAAATCATTAGGTTGTATTTATAAGGCAGGCACTCGAAATGTAGTAGATGTTATTGATTATGCTAAGGCTATTACTCAAAAAGGACTTACTTTTATGAATACGCCCGGAAATGATATTGAACAACTTTCGGGCATGGTAGCAGGAGGGTGTAATTTATGTGTTTTTACAACGGGGAGGGGAACTCCAACAGGTTCTCCGATAACCCCAACAATTAAAGTATCTTCGAATACTGCTACCTTTGTCAAAATGAATGACATGATTGATATTGATGCAGGGGGAATTATTAGGGGTGTGGAGAGTATGGAAGATGTAAGAAATATAATTTTAGAAATGATTGTGAAAGTTTCAGAAGGAAAGCAGGTAAAAGCAGAAATTAATGGTCAAAATGACTTTTCTATTTGGAGATTAGCAACATCTGTTTAA
- a CDS encoding UxaA family hydrolase, whose translation MKKVLIVNAKDNVATTLENLEANTWLSDLKIKILQDIPMGHKFAIRDIPKGNFIIKYGEHIGVACSDIGQGEHVHVHNIEGIRGRGDL comes from the coding sequence ATGAAAAAAGTATTGATAGTTAATGCCAAAGATAATGTGGCTACTACTCTTGAAAATCTGGAAGCTAATACATGGCTTAGTGATTTAAAAATAAAAATTTTGCAAGATATTCCTATGGGGCATAAATTTGCAATTCGTGATATTCCAAAGGGTAATTTTATTATTAAGTATGGGGAGCATATTGGTGTTGCTTGTAGTGATATTGGACAAGGGGAACATGTACATGTTCATAATATTGAAGGAATTAGAGGGAGAGGGGATTTATGA
- a CDS encoding dihydrodipicolinate synthase family protein: MSVLKGTFPAMLTPYNSDKSVNEKEYMKLALFGLENGLDGLFCNGSAGDGLAIGVAQRVQLMKLSIEVANKKVPVITGIGSVCYEETLYLANEAKKTGCDALLLQPPFYYPMDEDTLITYFKFIASKVKLPLYLYNIPMFAPNMSLRVIQELSKEKNIVGMKDSSGSAVDLMHILDRCDFDVFVGREEYYAGALQAGVKGSMTSCGGVFPEIMSGIYKAYQAKDYERMYKFQKSIIKAIAFAQEVAFPLGYALLLEARGFKIANTSIHPISLKTLDALKFKKEEARNILAKISQEVGLASL; encoded by the coding sequence ATGAGCGTTTTGAAAGGAACATTTCCAGCTATGCTGACACCCTATAATAGCGATAAAAGTGTTAATGAAAAAGAATACATGAAGCTTGCTTTATTTGGTTTAGAAAATGGCTTAGATGGATTATTTTGTAATGGATCTGCCGGAGATGGTCTGGCAATAGGGGTTGCTCAAAGAGTGCAATTAATGAAGCTTAGCATTGAAGTAGCTAACAAAAAAGTTCCTGTTATTACCGGGATTGGAAGCGTATGTTATGAAGAAACGCTTTATTTGGCTAATGAGGCAAAAAAAACAGGTTGTGATGCCTTGCTTTTGCAGCCGCCTTTTTATTATCCAATGGATGAGGATACTCTAATAACGTATTTTAAATTTATTGCTTCAAAGGTAAAGCTTCCTTTGTATCTCTATAATATACCTATGTTTGCTCCTAATATGAGTTTGCGAGTTATTCAAGAGCTTTCTAAGGAAAAAAATATTGTAGGCATGAAGGATTCCAGTGGATCTGCAGTAGATTTAATGCATATTTTAGATCGTTGTGATTTTGATGTTTTTGTAGGCAGAGAAGAGTATTATGCCGGGGCACTTCAAGCAGGAGTTAAGGGAAGTATGACATCGTGCGGGGGTGTATTTCCTGAGATTATGAGTGGGATTTATAAGGCATATCAAGCCAAAGACTACGAAAGAATGTATAAATTTCAAAAATCAATCATCAAAGCAATTGCTTTTGCTCAAGAGGTTGCTTTTCCACTTGGATATGCTTTGTTGTTAGAGGCTAGAGGTTTCAAGATTGCCAATACAAGCATCCATCCAATCTCTCTAAAAACATTGGATGCTCTAAAGTTTAAAAAAGAAGAAGCAAGAAATATCCTTGCAAAAATTTCTCAAGAGGTAGGGTTGGCAAGTTTATGA